Proteins encoded in a region of the Cydia pomonella isolate Wapato2018A chromosome 3, ilCydPomo1, whole genome shotgun sequence genome:
- the LOC133516190 gene encoding phenoloxidase-activating enzyme-like isoform X1: MVPKWLIPALAYLCFVEGQSQCSTADNKRGDCKSILECPPLRAIVNKPRLTPDEMNFLKKSACGFIDTIPKVCCPSATEQTPSPPPGPKTCFTPEGNQGQCMSVFNCDHIAKRLQSPTVNAEDRAYVNSIRCVSPNPGFNVCCGPPPGPPPPTGLCQPSTAPPDPRTECCGLDGSSANKITGGTATSIDQYPWLAIVEYKKDNKIKLLCGGVLISGRYVLTAGHCVKGTVLDAGTPTNVRLGEYDTSNSGPDCVPVEGGEPGDMDCTTDPVIIPIEHIIPHPEYNPRNPLRRHDIALLRLSELAPYTDFIRPICLPTRDISSSIPSSGRLFAAGWGAINETHSSSKVKLHVDLPYISLEECQPAYNVPKRRVTLWGGQVCAGGEKGKDSCKGDSGGPLMYSEGSTFEVVGIVSFGPTPCGLENIPGVYTKVFEYLPWIRSNIQP; this comes from the exons ATGGTACCAAAATGGCTTATACCGGCGTTGGCTTATTTGTGTTTCGTGGAAGGAC aaTCACAATGCTCTACCGCTGACAACAAGAGGGGCGACTGCAAGAGTATATTGGAATGCCCCCCACTCAGGGCAATTGTGAACAAACCACGCCTGACGCCAGACGAGATGAACTTCCTCAAAAAGTCAGCATGTGGATTCATCGACACAATACCTAAG GTTTGCTGTCCATCAGCCACTGAACAAACTCCTTCTCCTCCACCTGGGCCGAAGACTTGTTTTACACCGGAGGGGAATCAGGGCCAGTGTATGAGTGTTTTCAATTGTGATCACATTGCGAAGAGGTTGCAGTCCCCTACGGTCAATGCTGAAGATCGAGCTTATGTCAACAGCATTAG ATGTGTAAGTCCAAACCCTGGTTTCAACGTGTGCTGCGGGCCACCTCCAGGGCCACCGCCGCCGACCGGTCTGTGTCAACCTTCCACGGCACCGCCCGATCCTAGAACTGAATGTTGTGGGCTGGACGGAAGCAGTGCAAACAAGATTACCG GCGGAACCGCAACATCAATCGACCAGTATCCATGGCTGGCGATCGTTGAGTACAAAAAGGACAACAAGATCAAGCTGCTTTGCGGTGGCGTGCTTATTTCCGGGCGTTATGTGCTCACGGCGGGTCACTGCGTGAAGGGGACAGTGCTCGATGCAGGGACACC AACAAATGTGCGTCTGGGTGAATACGACACATCGAATAGCGGTCCCGACTGCGTACCCGTAGAAGGTGGAGAACCGGGAGATATGGACTGCACCACGGACCCAGTCATCATCCCTATTGAGCACATCATTCCCCATCCTGAGTACAATCCACGTAACCCGCTGAGGAGACACGATATCGCTCTGCTGAGACTTTCAGAACTTGCACCCTATACAG ATTTTATTCGGCCGATCTGCCTGCCAACGAGGGATATAAGCTCCAGCATACCGTCCTCTGGCAGGTTATTTGCAGCCGGTTGGGGAGCCATCAATGAAACACATTCTAGCAGCAAAGTTAAGCTACACGTCGACTTGCCTTACATTAGCCTTGAG GAATGTCAACCGGCCTACAACGTGCCCAAACGCCGTGTCACTTTGTGGGGCGGCCAGGTGTGCGCTGGTGGCGAGAAAGGCAAGGATTCCTGCAAAGGGGACTCAGGAGGGCCTCTCATGTACTCCGAGGGATCCACGTTCGAGGTGGTTGGCATCGTCAGTTTCGGCCCAACGCCGTGTGGACTGGAAAATATTCCTGGAGTGTACACCAAAGTGTTTGAATACTTGCCATGGATTAGAAGCAATATTCAGCCTTAA
- the LOC133516190 gene encoding phenoloxidase-activating enzyme-like isoform X2, with amino-acid sequence MIDRIRHRIVHLRRESQCSTADNKRGDCKSILECPPLRAIVNKPRLTPDEMNFLKKSACGFIDTIPKVCCPSATEQTPSPPPGPKTCFTPEGNQGQCMSVFNCDHIAKRLQSPTVNAEDRAYVNSIRCVSPNPGFNVCCGPPPGPPPPTGLCQPSTAPPDPRTECCGLDGSSANKITGGTATSIDQYPWLAIVEYKKDNKIKLLCGGVLISGRYVLTAGHCVKGTVLDAGTPTNVRLGEYDTSNSGPDCVPVEGGEPGDMDCTTDPVIIPIEHIIPHPEYNPRNPLRRHDIALLRLSELAPYTDFIRPICLPTRDISSSIPSSGRLFAAGWGAINETHSSSKVKLHVDLPYISLEECQPAYNVPKRRVTLWGGQVCAGGEKGKDSCKGDSGGPLMYSEGSTFEVVGIVSFGPTPCGLENIPGVYTKVFEYLPWIRSNIQP; translated from the exons ATGATCGACCGTATACGCCACAGAATTGTCCATTTAAGGAGAG aaTCACAATGCTCTACCGCTGACAACAAGAGGGGCGACTGCAAGAGTATATTGGAATGCCCCCCACTCAGGGCAATTGTGAACAAACCACGCCTGACGCCAGACGAGATGAACTTCCTCAAAAAGTCAGCATGTGGATTCATCGACACAATACCTAAG GTTTGCTGTCCATCAGCCACTGAACAAACTCCTTCTCCTCCACCTGGGCCGAAGACTTGTTTTACACCGGAGGGGAATCAGGGCCAGTGTATGAGTGTTTTCAATTGTGATCACATTGCGAAGAGGTTGCAGTCCCCTACGGTCAATGCTGAAGATCGAGCTTATGTCAACAGCATTAG ATGTGTAAGTCCAAACCCTGGTTTCAACGTGTGCTGCGGGCCACCTCCAGGGCCACCGCCGCCGACCGGTCTGTGTCAACCTTCCACGGCACCGCCCGATCCTAGAACTGAATGTTGTGGGCTGGACGGAAGCAGTGCAAACAAGATTACCG GCGGAACCGCAACATCAATCGACCAGTATCCATGGCTGGCGATCGTTGAGTACAAAAAGGACAACAAGATCAAGCTGCTTTGCGGTGGCGTGCTTATTTCCGGGCGTTATGTGCTCACGGCGGGTCACTGCGTGAAGGGGACAGTGCTCGATGCAGGGACACC AACAAATGTGCGTCTGGGTGAATACGACACATCGAATAGCGGTCCCGACTGCGTACCCGTAGAAGGTGGAGAACCGGGAGATATGGACTGCACCACGGACCCAGTCATCATCCCTATTGAGCACATCATTCCCCATCCTGAGTACAATCCACGTAACCCGCTGAGGAGACACGATATCGCTCTGCTGAGACTTTCAGAACTTGCACCCTATACAG ATTTTATTCGGCCGATCTGCCTGCCAACGAGGGATATAAGCTCCAGCATACCGTCCTCTGGCAGGTTATTTGCAGCCGGTTGGGGAGCCATCAATGAAACACATTCTAGCAGCAAAGTTAAGCTACACGTCGACTTGCCTTACATTAGCCTTGAG GAATGTCAACCGGCCTACAACGTGCCCAAACGCCGTGTCACTTTGTGGGGCGGCCAGGTGTGCGCTGGTGGCGAGAAAGGCAAGGATTCCTGCAAAGGGGACTCAGGAGGGCCTCTCATGTACTCCGAGGGATCCACGTTCGAGGTGGTTGGCATCGTCAGTTTCGGCCCAACGCCGTGTGGACTGGAAAATATTCCTGGAGTGTACACCAAAGTGTTTGAATACTTGCCATGGATTAGAAGCAATATTCAGCCTTAA
- the LOC133516190 gene encoding phenoloxidase-activating enzyme-like isoform X3, translating into MNFLKKSACGFIDTIPKVCCPSATEQTPSPPPGPKTCFTPEGNQGQCMSVFNCDHIAKRLQSPTVNAEDRAYVNSIRCVSPNPGFNVCCGPPPGPPPPTGLCQPSTAPPDPRTECCGLDGSSANKITGGTATSIDQYPWLAIVEYKKDNKIKLLCGGVLISGRYVLTAGHCVKGTVLDAGTPTNVRLGEYDTSNSGPDCVPVEGGEPGDMDCTTDPVIIPIEHIIPHPEYNPRNPLRRHDIALLRLSELAPYTDFIRPICLPTRDISSSIPSSGRLFAAGWGAINETHSSSKVKLHVDLPYISLEECQPAYNVPKRRVTLWGGQVCAGGEKGKDSCKGDSGGPLMYSEGSTFEVVGIVSFGPTPCGLENIPGVYTKVFEYLPWIRSNIQP; encoded by the exons ATGAACTTCCTCAAAAAGTCAGCATGTGGATTCATCGACACAATACCTAAG GTTTGCTGTCCATCAGCCACTGAACAAACTCCTTCTCCTCCACCTGGGCCGAAGACTTGTTTTACACCGGAGGGGAATCAGGGCCAGTGTATGAGTGTTTTCAATTGTGATCACATTGCGAAGAGGTTGCAGTCCCCTACGGTCAATGCTGAAGATCGAGCTTATGTCAACAGCATTAG ATGTGTAAGTCCAAACCCTGGTTTCAACGTGTGCTGCGGGCCACCTCCAGGGCCACCGCCGCCGACCGGTCTGTGTCAACCTTCCACGGCACCGCCCGATCCTAGAACTGAATGTTGTGGGCTGGACGGAAGCAGTGCAAACAAGATTACCG GCGGAACCGCAACATCAATCGACCAGTATCCATGGCTGGCGATCGTTGAGTACAAAAAGGACAACAAGATCAAGCTGCTTTGCGGTGGCGTGCTTATTTCCGGGCGTTATGTGCTCACGGCGGGTCACTGCGTGAAGGGGACAGTGCTCGATGCAGGGACACC AACAAATGTGCGTCTGGGTGAATACGACACATCGAATAGCGGTCCCGACTGCGTACCCGTAGAAGGTGGAGAACCGGGAGATATGGACTGCACCACGGACCCAGTCATCATCCCTATTGAGCACATCATTCCCCATCCTGAGTACAATCCACGTAACCCGCTGAGGAGACACGATATCGCTCTGCTGAGACTTTCAGAACTTGCACCCTATACAG ATTTTATTCGGCCGATCTGCCTGCCAACGAGGGATATAAGCTCCAGCATACCGTCCTCTGGCAGGTTATTTGCAGCCGGTTGGGGAGCCATCAATGAAACACATTCTAGCAGCAAAGTTAAGCTACACGTCGACTTGCCTTACATTAGCCTTGAG GAATGTCAACCGGCCTACAACGTGCCCAAACGCCGTGTCACTTTGTGGGGCGGCCAGGTGTGCGCTGGTGGCGAGAAAGGCAAGGATTCCTGCAAAGGGGACTCAGGAGGGCCTCTCATGTACTCCGAGGGATCCACGTTCGAGGTGGTTGGCATCGTCAGTTTCGGCCCAACGCCGTGTGGACTGGAAAATATTCCTGGAGTGTACACCAAAGTGTTTGAATACTTGCCATGGATTAGAAGCAATATTCAGCCTTAA